From one Pagrus major chromosome 21, Pma_NU_1.0 genomic stretch:
- the espnlb gene encoding espin-like protein, whose translation MENSKQPVKEVLPLPRHPSPLPVTSSSLTPAAISKKPSPGSIQHVQVASSVVTSFHHLKPPERDLTLMSHMKSMKSLRHAGFTAVFTGQTVSWLTIEIKINPVPIVDVILADIDSLVPTHDEAGCPIAEWKRQVMVRQLQVRLQDEEEQRRQDTANGCTPVDGWKYSQTHNAVLGPFGELLTDDDLVYLQQQIETVSLQKRCQAYELELTRLTEELRSILPDPIVNISLNKEVLQQMDAEGKIQFTLPVWCSRVSEIVKSMSLLVANLTQTTEEGGERRITSSGCRIPLIGMASAFSHRLETNSYSRARRERVEREIQQSGVSVRNLRSNFEGQIGAIYPFAGVVKGGPVMFGASGVNNQNANTSLNCGSNNCDPPKTRIPVMETTSLRKERIVVLFLSHWKKSAYAISVRAARQRQGQETVSGRVTGASPPQRITSMFQFCQQRGAVDKMLNSWRNKLELKDVQKSSLSFSNSSQNPPPQEAYSPEQFLPDVDGVAVSHDSLTLDLFMLGYFHILEQELSPEERKMRHLLCFEVFDHVGSFPWEVVRDFHKAVLQEIRAGSRQWSDGFEDIKVRFFGDSRPCRCPSPSPSSLLSDSRLVPKVIVQTATPDECGSDTDFSCFNNEDICKYIDRSFAFWKEKEAELFDFEH comes from the exons ATGGAGAACAGCAAG CAGCCAGTGAAGGAGGTGCTCCCCCTGCCTCGCCACCCTTCTCCACTTCCTGtgacctcttcctctctgacccCTGCTGCCATTTCAAAGAAACCCTCCCCGGGCTCCATCCAGCATGTCCAGGTGGCCTCCTCAG TTGTGACATCGTTCCACCATCTGAAGCCTCCAGAGAGGGATCTCACCCTCATGTCCCACATGAAGTCTATGAAGTCTCTGAGGCACGCTGGATTCACTGCAGTCTTCACGGGACAAACGGTGAGCTGGCTGACCATAGAGATAAAAATAAACCCt GTACCCATCGTCGATGTGATCCTCGCTGACATCGACTCCCTGGTGCCCACTCACGATGAAGCCGGCTGCCCCATAGCTGAGTGGAAACGACAGGTGATGGTGCGGCAGCTGCAGGTCAGGCTGCAGGATGAGGAGGAACAGAGGAGACAG GACACGGCTAATGGCTGCACACCAGTGGATGGCTGGAAGTACTCACAAACCCACAACGCAGTCCTGGGGCCCTTTGGCGAGCTCCTAACAGATGATGACCTGGTTtacctgcagcagcagatcGAGACTGTTTCACTGCAGAAGCGCTGCCAGGCCTATGAGCTGGAGCTGACCAGGCTGACCGAGGAGCTGAGGTCAATTTTACCAGATCCGATCGTCAACATCTCGCTTAACAAAGAGGTCCTACAACAGATGGATGCAGAGGGGAAAATCCAGTTCACTTTGCCAGTGTGGTGCAGTCGTGTCTCGGAGATCGTTAAGAGTATGTCACTGCTGGTGGCTAATCTGACCCAAACCACAGAGGAAGGGGGTGAGAGGAGGATA ACCTCTAGTGGATGTAGGATTCCTCTTATAGGGATGGCTTCAGCCTTTAGCCATCGTCTAGAGACCAACAGCTACAGCAGAGCACGGagggagagggtggagagggagaTCCAACAGTCTGGGGTGTCTGTCAGAAACCTCAGATCCAACTTTGAAGGTCAGATTGGTGCAATCTATCCCTTCGCTGGGGTTGTAAAAGGAGGCCCAGTAATGTTTGGAGCCTCGGGAGTGAACAACCAGAACGCCAACACAAGCCTCAACTGTGGTTCGAACAACTGTGATCCTCCAAAAACACGTATACCTGTGATGGAGACTACCAGCTTACGGAAAGAGCGAATAGTGGTCCTTTTCCTGAGCCACTGGAAGAAATCTGCATATGCTATTTCAGTGAGAGCGGCGAGGCAGAGACAGGGACAGGAAACAGTGTCAGGGAGAGTGACAGGAGCGTCGCCCCCACAGAGAATCACTTCCATGTTTCAATTCTGCCAACAACGAGGTGCTGTGGACAAGATGCTAAactcctggaggaataaactaGAGCTCAAAGATGTGCAAAAGTCATCATTGTCCTTCTCTAACTCTTCACAAAATCCACCTCCTCAAGAAGCCTACTCCCCGGAACAATTCCTGCCAGACGTGGATGGTGTCGCAGTGAGCCACGATAGCTTGACCCTCGACCTCTTCATGTTGGGATACTTTCACATCTTAGAGCAGGAGCTGTCAcctgaggagaggaagatgaggcaCCTCCTCTGCTTCGAAGTCTTCGACCATGTCGGCAGTTTCCCCTGGGAGGTGGTGAGGGACTTCCACAAGGCTGTTCTCCAGGAGATCCGGGCTGGCAGCCGACAGTGGAGCGACGGCTTCGAGGACATCAAAGTTCGCTTCTTCGGGGACTCAAGACCGTGCCGCTGTCCGTCACCATCGCCGTCATCATTGTTGTCAGACTCCAGACTCGTGCCCAAAGTTATAGTTCAAACTGCTACTCCAGATGAGTGTGGCAGTGACACAGACTTCTCCTGTTTCAACAACGAAGACATTTGTAAATACATCGACCGCAGCTTTGCTTTCTGGAAAGAGAAGGAGGCCGAGCTGTTTGATTTTGAACATTAG